The following coding sequences lie in one Sulfuricurvum sp. genomic window:
- a CDS encoding ABC transporter substrate-binding protein — translation MKKLLLLLLFFMSVAWSRESVTLQLSWLNQFQFAGYYVAKENGYYSDAGLDVTILDAQNRQDPFDAVMKGKAQYGVGRSSLIVDYINGAPLVLMAAVFQSSPMMLLTRKDSNITKAQDLKNKRVMLTGDTVEGAEMQAMLRSVGLRTTDLYVQKHSYDPMSLARRDTDAMVAYLSNEPYILQKAGIETHAIHPKDYGFDFYSDILFTTKKETLEHPQRAEAFYDASMRGWLWAFDHIEETAELIYRNYNPQHKSLDALIYEGRVLKELAFRPNTAFGSIEPIRLEMIAQGYRLMGVVPSIPSFDPLIYKHSTLNLTAKEKAWLKAHPVVRVGVDQNWPPVESIDEKGRHIGISASYLSLLEKRLGIHFEVDYSRRLWSDSLRAVQNKDLDMLSCAAITEKRQENLVFSRSYLKQSMVIVADSGVGYVNDLNDLNGKKVAVVRSYASEEILRKYYPKIIPVLADSSLEALKKVASGEAYACVEGLGTVSYLIEHYNLKRLKVVGETPYRYELAFAFRNDWGMLASISDKVLASITQSEYQAIHGSWLVMEKNEPINYSLVWGIAGFMGVLFIVIAYKNRRLDVLVRQRTDELETFNQRLQEEIEKAVEKNRKQEKLLMQQAKMAEIGSMLESIAHQWRQPLNILGLSMTRLNLSCSIGGSQEAAKVIEIAEAQIEYMSQTIDDFRNFFKHDRDQISVNINTLISDVEALLGPLLVRKKITIERDIDPDTEVLVYPNELKQVLINLINNAREAIEQHRGDKRVIYIRCQNDEKYCTISVEDTGGGIPNKIIDKIFDPYFTTKFESQGTGIGLYMAKTIIEKHFLGKLSVYNSNLGACFEIRLNRSLKAGSGTLG, via the coding sequence ATGAAAAAGCTGCTACTTTTATTACTCTTTTTTATGAGTGTCGCATGGTCGAGAGAATCGGTGACATTACAACTGTCCTGGCTGAACCAATTTCAGTTTGCGGGATATTATGTGGCCAAAGAAAATGGGTATTACTCGGACGCCGGGTTGGACGTTACCATTTTGGATGCGCAAAATCGACAAGATCCTTTTGATGCAGTGATGAAAGGGAAAGCGCAATACGGGGTGGGGCGTTCATCGTTGATTGTGGATTACATCAACGGTGCCCCGCTGGTATTGATGGCGGCAGTATTTCAATCTTCTCCTATGATGTTGCTCACCCGAAAAGATTCCAATATAACCAAAGCGCAAGATCTGAAAAATAAGCGTGTCATGTTGACGGGCGATACGGTGGAGGGTGCGGAAATGCAGGCAATGCTCCGCAGTGTCGGTTTGCGTACGACAGATCTGTATGTGCAAAAACATTCGTATGACCCAATGTCGTTGGCACGCCGTGATACCGATGCCATGGTCGCATATCTCTCAAATGAGCCTTATATCCTCCAAAAAGCCGGGATAGAGACCCATGCCATCCACCCTAAAGATTACGGATTTGATTTTTACAGCGATATTTTATTCACCACTAAAAAAGAAACACTCGAACATCCGCAAAGGGCAGAAGCTTTTTATGATGCTTCAATGCGAGGATGGCTTTGGGCATTTGATCATATCGAAGAGACTGCTGAGCTGATTTACCGTAACTATAATCCTCAACATAAATCGCTTGATGCATTGATCTACGAAGGAAGAGTCCTTAAAGAGCTCGCATTTCGTCCGAATACCGCGTTCGGTTCGATCGAACCGATACGTCTGGAAATGATTGCACAGGGATATCGTCTGATGGGTGTGGTTCCGTCCATCCCTTCTTTTGATCCGTTAATCTACAAACACAGTACGCTGAATTTAACCGCAAAAGAGAAAGCGTGGCTGAAAGCCCATCCGGTAGTGCGTGTCGGGGTTGATCAAAATTGGCCTCCGGTAGAATCAATCGATGAAAAAGGGAGGCATATAGGGATCAGCGCCTCTTATTTGAGTTTACTTGAAAAGCGATTGGGAATTCATTTTGAGGTTGATTACAGCCGTAGACTCTGGAGCGACTCATTACGTGCCGTCCAAAATAAAGACCTTGATATGCTCTCCTGTGCCGCTATTACCGAAAAGCGACAGGAAAATCTCGTATTTAGCCGTTCGTATTTAAAACAGTCGATGGTTATCGTAGCGGATTCAGGTGTCGGATATGTGAATGATTTAAATGATCTAAACGGAAAAAAAGTAGCGGTAGTACGATCGTATGCGAGTGAAGAAATTTTACGAAAGTACTATCCGAAAATCATACCGGTGTTGGCGGATAGTTCATTGGAGGCACTCAAAAAAGTGGCTTCAGGTGAAGCCTACGCATGTGTTGAAGGGCTTGGTACTGTCAGTTATTTGATAGAACATTATAATCTTAAGCGTCTAAAGGTAGTCGGAGAAACACCGTACCGATATGAACTTGCTTTTGCTTTTCGCAATGACTGGGGGATGTTGGCTTCTATTTCAGACAAAGTATTGGCTTCTATTACCCAGTCAGAATATCAGGCGATTCATGGCAGCTGGCTCGTAATGGAGAAAAATGAACCGATCAATTACAGTCTGGTTTGGGGGATTGCCGGTTTTATGGGGGTCTTGTTTATTGTGATCGCGTATAAAAACCGTCGCCTTGATGTACTGGTACGTCAACGGACCGATGAGTTGGAAACCTTCAATCAGCGGCTTCAAGAGGAGATTGAAAAGGCGGTTGAAAAAAATCGTAAGCAGGAAAAACTGTTAATGCAGCAAGCTAAAATGGCTGAAATCGGTTCGATGCTTGAATCCATTGCACACCAGTGGCGGCAGCCTCTGAATATTTTGGGTCTCTCCATGACGCGATTGAATCTTAGCTGTTCTATAGGAGGATCCCAAGAGGCAGCAAAAGTGATTGAGATCGCCGAGGCACAAATCGAATATATGTCTCAGACTATCGATGATTTCCGTAATTTTTTCAAACATGACAGAGACCAAATCTCGGTCAATATCAACACGTTGATTAGTGATGTTGAAGCATTGCTTGGGCCATTATTAGTCCGTAAAAAAATTACTATTGAGAGAGACATTGACCCTGATACAGAAGTTCTCGTGTATCCGAACGAGTTAAAACAGGTACTTATCAATCTCATCAATAATGCCCGTGAAGCGATTGAACAGCATCGGGGAGATAAAAGGGTTATTTATATTCGCTGCCAGAATGATGAGAAATATTGCACGATTAGTGTAGAGGATACAGGCGGGGGCATACCGAATAAGATTATAGATAAAATTTTCGATCCCTATTTTACAACGAAATTTGAGTCGCAAGGGACAGGAATCGGGCTTTATATGGCTAAAACAATTATTGAAAAACACTTTTTAGGAAAACTCAGCGTTTATAATTCGAACCTGGGGGCGTGTTTTGAGATCCGACTCAATCGTTCATTAAAAGCGGGTTCCGGCACTCTAGGATAA